Part of the Candidatus Rhabdochlamydia sp. T3358 genome, TTATATGACAACAACAAATATTAAATGAAATCTTTAAGCTAAAGAAATGAGAGCGTTAGAAAGATGTTTTCTGAATGAAAAAGTGTAAATGTATTTTAAAAACCCATCCCATATCTAAGAACAAATACAACAGCATTCTCTTCCTTGAAGAGAATAGGTATTTTTAAGAAGCCCACTTGCATTTCTAAAAAACTGCTCGCGTATTGCTTCCCCAATCCAAGCTTTGGGCATAATTCTAAAAAGGGTCTACGTTTTATCTCAGCAGAACGTCTAAAAAAGAAAGCAGTCATTGCTTCTTCTTTACTCGTATGGTAATCAATGTCTAGTCCCATCCCTATATAAAATAGTTTTACATAGGGTATAGATAACTTTAAGCCACGGTAATCTTGTCTATATCCAGAAAAAGAACCTTCTGATTTATCTATGTTCGCATTTGGAAGTGCATTTTCAATAGATTGTATGACTTCTAAATCTTGTATTTCTTCTGTATTAGCAAATAAAGAGCTAAAAGCTAACGCAAGATAAGTATGGGCAATTTTTAAGAGTTTTTTCATACAACCCCTTTTTATTTTTTAACGAATGGAGATGGCTTTATTATATCAGGAATATTTTTTTCTCGAAAGTTGTATGAGAACAAAAAAAATATAAAAATAGATTTTAACAAGAAGAGATTTCTTCTTCTGTTTTGGAAGAAGAGACAATCACCTCTTCCCAAGCATAATCTGTGATTAGCTTGCGGATCTCTAGCGTTGACTCTGCTCTGTTAATCGCTTCGCGTAATTTAGATGCACCTTGCATGCTTTTTAAAAACCAGCACCCAACTCTTCTTAAATCTTGAACGGCTTTTCTCTCTTCTTGATAAGAGATAATGTGCTCTAGATGTTCTAAAAAGATATCGCGTCTTTCATAAGAAGTTCGAGTGGGTATTTTTTTTGTGGTTAGATATTCATAGACATCTTCTACAATCCAAGGATGGCCCATCGTACCACGAGCAATTAAAATGGCATCGCATCCCGTGTATAAAAAAAGCTTTTCTGCATCAACAGCTGAAAAGACGTCACCATTACCGATTACTTTGATGGTTTGTGCTGCTTGTTTGCATTCGCGAATCCAATCCCAGTTCGCAGGACCTCTATAAGCTTGAGCTCTAGTTCTTCCATGAATACAAATCGCTTTGGCTCCTGCTGCTTCAGCAATCTTCACAATTTCTACTGCATTAATTTGAGAGCTATCCCAACCAGCACGGATTTTAACAGTAACAGGAATTTGTACCGCAGATACCATATTTGCTAAGATGTCACCAATTAATTGAGGTGTTTTTAACATTCCCGAACCACTACCATCTTTTGTCACTTTATCAACAGGACATCCGCAGTTTAAATCAAGACTATCAAAGCCTAAGTCTTGAATAATACGCGCACATTCTGCTGCAAGCTCTGGCTTGCTCCCACATAATTGTGCACCGATAGGATGCATGGTAGGCTCAAAGTCTAAAAAACGACAGGTTTTGGGGTTCTGGCGCACCAAAGCATCCATTTTGACCATCTCACAAAAAATCAAACCGGGTTTGTACTTAGCGAGCATTCGACGAAAAGGAAGATCTGAACAACCGGCTAGGGGAGCGCAAAAGATATTAGAAGGAAGAACAAGAGAGCCTAATGAAAAAGATTTCTGCAGTAAGGACATTAGGTAAAAAGCCGCAGAAAGAAGATTTCAAGGAATTGGAGAGCAAAAAAAGCAATGATTGGACTTAAATCTAAACGCCCGCCAATAGGAGGAATCAGGTTTCTAAATACATTTAAATAAGGGTCTGTATAAAACCGTAAAAAATGCATAAAACGCGTATGGGAAAAAGAAGGAAACCAGGAACCCAATATACGCAAGGTCAACATGATCGTATAGACAAAGAAAATCCAGTGAATAATATTAGCTAGTAAAATAGACATGGCATTAATATTATCTAACTTCCATTAATCTTTTCAAGACCAACTTTTGATTAGATTATAGTAAAAATTTTATAATTTGAGGTCTATTCTTGGTTACAGTAGGAATTGCACTAAATCAAGAGCACTTACGTATTGCGATTTTAACTCAGAAAAAATCAAAAATCACCATTCAAAAAATCTATACACTAACAAACTCGCCTGATTCTGTAAAACAGCTTTACAGAGATCTGTCTATTTATGACAAAAATTTTACTATATCTACTTTCTTGGAAACACAAGATGTCATCTTAAGGCGCTTGGTTCTTCCCCTCACAGAAAAAAGAAAGATTCTAGCGACTCTGCCATTCCAAATTGAGTCCTTAGTAATGACTCCAAATGACTCTATGGTTTCTGTGTGTATTGATCGGACTTCTAAAAAAAGCTCTTCGGTTGGAGTTTTTATAACCTCTCAGAATCTTTTCTTTAAGCACATGCAATCTCTAGAAAATAAAGGTCTTCATACGCATTTTGTCAGCTGCAGTAGTTCTAGTTTATTTCGTTTTATCACTTGGGTATTTCCCAAACAAAAAACAGGGATTGTTATTCATATTGGATCTCAAGAAATGCTTTGCTTGTTTTACCAAGAAAATCATCTTGAATCCGTTAAGGCATTTTCAGCAGATCCTGCATGTTTACAAAAAAATTTAGAAAAATATCAATTGTTCTTAACTCAAAAGGGATGGGATACCAATTGCCCTTATCTATGTATCGAAGAAACCCCTTCCCTCGTTGATTTTAAAAACTTAGTAGGAGGAATCTTTACTGGTGAACAGCTAATTTTAGAAGATCCAAGTCATCACCCATATGCTCTTGCCATAGGAGCAGCATTAGAAGCTCTTGCTGAAGATGGCAGCCAAGTGAATTTTAGTCAGAAGATGTTTATGACAAAAAAAACTAAACAGCATTTATTAAGAAAAACATTTTATTACTTAGGTGTTTGTGCAGTTCTCAATCTTGTTAGTTTAATAGGAGTGCAAACATATCTACACAAAAAACAAACCGCATTGCTTGCGCACATCACTTCTATTTTACCTAAAGAATTACAAAAAACTTCTCCTAAATCGATTCAAGATTGGCAGAATCACCTTCTTTCTTGGAAAAATAAGCTCAGCATACAAAAACTTCCCTTCTCTCTTCTTCCGACAGTTCCTAAAGTAAGTGATGTTTTAGCATGGATAAGTGCTCATCCAGCATTTATCAACGAAGCAAAGGCTAAGGATGGAATAGAGGTTTTATCTATTCATTACCAAATGCTCAAATATCCAACCGTTGATCAAAAAAACATTTCTTATGAAGCACAGGTAGAAATTGAATTTACTGCATCAGCCCCAAGACTTGCACGTGAATTTCATGAATCGCTGCTTAAAGAAAACCAAATGATTCATACAAAAAAACCTGTACAATGGCATGCACAGGGAAATAAATATCGCGCTATTTTCACCCTAAAACCTTTGAACTAACTATTTTTATGCGCTCTTTTTTGCATCGTTTGATAATCACAAGATATAACTGGATACTGCTACTACTAGCACCGCTGCCCTGCTGTTTGATCATTCTTCATGGTTATTATCGCTTATATCAATTGGAAGAGCTGGCAAATACTACCCAAATCATTCATAAAAAAATTCTATACAATGAGCTGGTACAAAAAAAAGAAGCAAAAATTCTCTCTCAATTAAAAACAAGTGATCCTCAATACTTAGATAAATATGTAGAATCCCTTTGTTTTCTACAACCAGAGCAAAAAAAACTACAAACACTTTTATTAGAAAACAGGTTAGACCCTATCTCTTCTCAACGATTAAATTGGATTTCTCAAGAAAATCAGCTAGCGTTTTTCGAAGAAAAAATTAGAAAACATACTTTGTTTTGTGAGGTAGAAGAGAGACAACAAACGACCATTCAAGCAAATGAAGAAGACTTAAAACAACTACTCTGTTTTATTGAACAAGTACATATTTGGCCCTATGGGCCAAAACCTGGCGTTCCTTTTTTGTTTATTACAGATTTTAATCTGGTTAAAAAATCTATTACTCCTCAACAAAAAGTTTTCTGTATCGATATGAAATTAGTTAAACGAGAAGCTCTATGAAAAAAAAAATACTTTGTATAATGGCTCTTATCATCTGCTCCGGCTGTGGTTCTTCTTTTCGATCTGATTCTACTGCAATTGTAAGCTTACAACTTATCGATAGAAATGGTTTTGCAGAAACCATTAGCAATCAAGATCGTTTATCGACTTATCAAAACATAGATTTTCTACAACCTCAACCTTATCAAAAAGTACTTAGGGTTTATAAGCGTACCGATCTTGGCAAAAGCTCTTCCGTAGTGACTAGTTATCACGATAATGGCCAGCTTTGGCATCATTTAGAAGTTATTGATGGTAGAGCTCACGGTCTATATCAAGAATATTATTCCAACGGCCAGCTCAAAATAGATGCTTTTGTCATTGAGGGTGTAGCCGATATTCATAATTTAGCTCAAGCAAGCTGGATCTTTGATAAAAAGAGCTCTGTAAGAAATGAACAAGGACAAGTCATTGCTGAAATTTTCTATGACAAAGGTCTTTTACACACACCCAGCATCTATTACTATCCTGAAGGACCCATCAAAAAAATCATTCCTTACCAGCAAGGGCTCATTGAAGGTTATTTGGAAGAATTTGACTTCGATGGCAACATTTTGCAAAAAATAGCTTACCACAAAGGAGAGAAAGAAGGGTTCTCTGTAGGCTATTGGAATAAAGAACAATTACAATTTAGCGAAATCTACCAGAAAAATCACTTAATAGAAGCTACCTATTTTGATCCAAGTGGGGAAAAAATAGCAGAAATCTATAATGGCTCTGGTCAAAAAGCAGAATTTATAGAAGGAAGACTGCATCAATTAATCACTTTCTCTGAAGGCATTGCAGAAGGAGAGATAAAAGTATTTAATCCTAACAGAAGCCTACACGCTATTTATTCTATCAAAGATCAAAAAAAGCAGGGCGAAGAGAAGATCTATTACAACGGTAATTCTCAAATCAAACTCTGCCTTTATTGGGATGATGACATGATCCAAGGTATGGTTAAGACTTGGTACCCTAGTGGCAAACCAGAGAGCCAAAGAGAGTTTAACCAAAATAAAAGACATGGGACTAGCGTAGCTTGGTATGAAAGTGGCGATGTGATGCTAATCGAAGAGTATGATCGGGATCTATTAATTACCGCTAGTTATTTCAAGCCCAAAGACGACACCCCCGTCTCTCAAATAGCACAAGGAAAAGGAACTGCTACCTTGTATACTTCTAATGGCATATTCTTAAAAAAAATCAGCTATGAAAAAGGAAAGCCCAAAATTGATGAAGAACCGCTCTTGCGCTAAACAGTTAATGAGAGAAGAACTCATTAAGATACGTAAAGGTCTTTGCGAAGCTAGAAAAAAACAAGCTGCCCATAACGCTTATTTGCAACTTAGTGAAAAGTTAAAACCCTACAAAAGCATACTTTCTTTCTACAGCATTAAAAATGAAATCAACATCAATTTATTGAACCAAGATCTGTTCAAAGAACATAAACTTTTACTACCTAAAATAGAAGATACAGGTCTTAGCGCTCATAAAATTACCAAGTTCGAATTTATTTCTTCTGCTTTTGGTATACTAGAGCCTCATCCAGAATTCTCTATTCCTATTCCTCTAGAACAGATCGATTGCATTTTAGTACCTGCATTAGGCTTTGATCGACTGTGCCATCGCATAGGCTATGGCAAGGGTCATTACGATCAATTTTTAGAAAAACTAAAAAAAGATCACTTCAAACCTTATACAATAGGAATCGGTTTTCAAGAACAGCTCTGCATTAAGCCTTTACCTGCTGAAAGGCATGATATTGCTCTAGATGAATTATTGTTATTTTAAAACTAGGGTCTTTGAGGAGGCTGCATTTCCTGATACTCTTCTTGTGGAGTATTATCTTTTTTTCTAGCTCTACATGTACGCGTGCCTAAACAACTAAGAGCCTTTACAGCACCTCCAGTAGCTACTGTATCACATATAGAGAACTGCTCTCCACTTAAGCAATACCAAACGACTACATAAGGGGTTTGTGAACGACTCTGTTGTACGGGGACCCTACTTTGATAAGGTCCATATGTATTATACCAAGTAGTTGAGTTTTGTGCACGAATGAGCATCTCTCCTAAAAAAGAACCATCAGCTCCTCGTACTACAGCTCGCAAATCATAAACACTATCATTAAATAAAAGTATGGATTCAGCTTGCGTATAAGAGGTAATAAAAAGAAAGCAAGCTAGCGCCCATATCATTTTCATAATTGACCTTAAATAAATTTACTTAAGAAATAGGTAAAAATTTATTTTCTGTCAACTTTAGCCCATTTAAAATCTATTCCGCCGGTAGAAGATAGCGCGACTTGACGAACATTTCGATTTAAATAGAGCATACGATAATAATAAATGGGAATCATAGGCATATTATCCATTAAAACCTGCTCTGCTTGTTTTAAAAGAAGCGTTCGTTGTTTACTATTTACTGTTTTGTTAGCAGAGTTAAGTAACTGTATGTAATGAGCGTCTTCCCAACCGGTATTATTGGACCCGCCTTTTTTATATTTAAACACTTCTAGAAAGTTCATTGGATCTTCAAAATCTGCAATCCAAGATCCTGTTGCTAGTTGATAATCTCCTTTGGAAACACGATCAAAATAGATTTTTGCTTCTACAGCTTCTAACTCTACCAGCACTCCCAAAGATTTCATCCATTGTTGTTGCAACCCTTGTGCTAACACATGGTTTTTCTCATCAGCTCGATAAAGAAGAGTGATCTTAGGAA contains:
- the dusB gene encoding tRNA dihydrouridine synthase DusB, whose protein sequence is MSLLQKSFSLGSLVLPSNIFCAPLAGCSDLPFRRMLAKYKPGLIFCEMVKMDALVRQNPKTCRFLDFEPTMHPIGAQLCGSKPELAAECARIIQDLGFDSLDLNCGCPVDKVTKDGSGSGMLKTPQLIGDILANMVSAVQIPVTVKIRAGWDSSQINAVEIVKIAEAAGAKAICIHGRTRAQAYRGPANWDWIRECKQAAQTIKVIGNGDVFSAVDAEKLFLYTGCDAILIARGTMGHPWIVEDVYEYLTTKKIPTRTSYERRDIFLEHLEHIISYQEERKAVQDLRRVGCWFLKSMQGASKLREAINRAESTLEIRKLITDYAWEEVIVSSSKTEEEISSC
- a CDS encoding YggT family protein, which produces MSILLANIIHWIFFVYTIMLTLRILGSWFPSFSHTRFMHFLRFYTDPYLNVFRNLIPPIGGRLDLSPIIAFFALQFLEIFFLRLFT
- a CDS encoding 5-formyltetrahydrofolate cyclo-ligase, coding for MKNRSCAKQLMREELIKIRKGLCEARKKQAAHNAYLQLSEKLKPYKSILSFYSIKNEININLLNQDLFKEHKLLLPKIEDTGLSAHKITKFEFISSAFGILEPHPEFSIPIPLEQIDCILVPALGFDRLCHRIGYGKGHYDQFLEKLKKDHFKPYTIGIGFQEQLCIKPLPAERHDIALDELLLF